The following DNA comes from Elusimicrobiota bacterium.
GAATGTAAATATGTGACTGTTCCAATGGACTCGGAGGGAATGCGCCCCGAAGAATTGGAAAGGGCTTTGAAACGGCATCCTCAGGTTCGGTTTATTTACGTGGTTCCGACCTTTCAAAACCCCGCGGGAAGTACCATGAGTCTCGAACGAAGAAAGGCCCTCATCAAAATCGCCCACAAACGCCATATTCCTATTCTTGAAGATGATCCCTATGGTTTGTTGAGATACAAAGGAAAACCGCTCCCTTCTATTTATGAACTCGCCAAAGGAAAAGGGGTGGTTTACATGTCCACCTTCTCGAAATTGCTTTCGCCAGGAATTCGACTTGGCTATGTGGTGGCGGATCAATCCATCATCAACCATTTGGTTCTTGCGAAACAACCGACAGATCTTCAAACCAATACCCTCATTCAATATGCCGCCTACCATTACTGCAAACGGGGGTATTTGGAAGAACATATCCCCCTTATCATCAAAGATTATGCCCACCGCGCTGGGGTGATGTCAGAAGCGATCCATCGTCATTTTCCACCTGAAGTCACCTTCGTTGAACCCGAAGGGGGTATGTTCTTTTGGTGTACGCTTCCCAAACATATTCGGGCCTCTGACCTGTTTAAGAAAGCGATTAAGGAAGGAGTGGCTTTTGTTGACGGAAGCGTCTTTTTTGCCAATGGGGGCGGGGAGAATACCATGCGCCTCAACTTCACCAACTGCACCGATGACATGATCCGCATCGGCATCGAACGCCTGGGTAAAGTTATTGAGGGTGAACTACGACGTTCAGATCGCCGTTAGGCGTATGATAAATCCTGAGGCGAGGAGCCTCTTCACCCTGCCGACGTAAATAATCCAATCTCGGGATGACCACCTGATCAAAGAAATATTCGGGGTCGATCAAACGGTCATTGATCTCAGCGGCGCTCCAGTGGCTCAACAAAAGACGTTGAACATCTTTTGAGAAATCGTCAAATCTCATCGACTCTTGATAAGTTGAATCACACCAGCCAATAAAAGCAGGGAATCTCGACCAAAAGTCCACCAGGTGGCGGCGTCTCCGCCACTTTTAAAACAACCACAGGAGATATTAAGACCGCGCATCAAAGCCGAGGCCAACGCCACCTGAAAGGTCAAAAGCATGAGCACAATCAATAAGCTGGCACCGCGGGTCCATCTATTGAAAACCAAAGCCAACCCGCAGAAAAGTTGAAGCCATGGCAATACAATCGCCACAGGATTGATGGCCCAAACAGGCAGCATTTTGAAATTATAAATTTGATGAGCGAAGGAACCGGGGGAAGAAATTTTATAGAGACTGGCCCCAACAAACACGAGTCCCAATGCAACCCGCAGAACAAAAAAGAATTTATTTTTCAATGGGAAGCCCCGCTTGCTGCCACTCGGGATAACCGCCATAAAAAATCCGAATGTTTGTATATCCCTGAGCAGCGAGTTCACGTCCCAAAAAGAAACTGAGCTCGCACCCCACCCCTTCGCAATAAATGATGAGCGGATCATTCATATCCACCCCCGCCAAGGCTTCTGCTTGTTTGGTGTCCATCTCATAAAAAGGGAGATTTTTAGAACCAGGAATTCGGCCCGCTGCGAACTCTTCTTTTGAACGCGCGTCCAACAAGAGCGCCGTGTTATTTTTTTCGATCTCAATTACATCCGCCAAAGAAATAAAACCGGGATCGTTGGGACGGGCCATCATTTTATAAGCCTCTTCAGCCGTGGTTGATGAAGTGGGCCAACGACCTAACCACGAAAGGCCCTGTGGTAGAAATTGGCGCAAGACACCAAAAGGAATTGAAATTCCAATTAACAGAATCGCTTCAAAACAAAAGGGACGGATATTCAAATTATTTTGGAGTGGGCGCCGGGACCGACGTTGGAACCGGGGCGCCTGAGGTGGACGAACGCTTGGTGGGAGGAGGAGGCGTTCCTGTGCGAATGGCAATAGTCAGACGATGAGCCCCCTCCTCATTGACGGCTTCCAAGGTGAGGGAGGTATCTCTGGTTTCTTCGTTGGACCCTTCCAATGAAACTTCCAAGGGGACAGAAGCTCCCGCTTTAACGTTTTTTGTGGCCAATTTGACGTTGGCCCATGAGGCCGGCATCTGAACAATATTCAAAGTCATATCTTTAAGGGATTTGTTTGAAATATTGAGCACCTTTTTCTTTTCTTTGGCGCGAGGCTCAAATCCAACCACTCCTTCATTGTCGGGAACCACGGGGGACTGCGGATCGCCCACAAATCCCTTCAACTGAACGGAATATTCAGCGGCCCCTTCAGCGGTTTTGACCTTGGCGGATTTATTGAACGCCGTTCCCAAATAACCGCGCGTATTGAAGGTGAGACTGACCTTGGTTTCTTCATTGGACGCGAGATTTCCAGGAGTGAATTGAGAAGCCGTGCAACCGCAAGTGGTTTGTACGCCGGTGATGGGAATAACCTCCACACCCGTGTTCTTGATTGAAAATTCAGCCGTAATTTTGGAATTATCGGGACTCCAACCGAAATCAAAAGTGGAAGGAGTCACCACCACCATTTCGGGACCGGCGGCAAAAGCCCGACATGAAAGACTGAGCATCATCACTAAAAAACCAATCAACTTCATAACGTTCCTCCTGAGAAACTGGAATGATTCAGTTGAATCGTACCTAAAGGTACTACACAAGGCGCTGTCGCCCCGGCAATCTTTTGGCCGGGGCCCAGGTTTTCCCCATGAAGAAAACCTGGATCCCGTACCGTTCCACAATGATCTTGGTCGGTACGTACCGGCATTATGTAAATCAATGTATCGGTACGGCCAGAAAACATGCCGGGATAACGGCACTAAAATATTCACCGTTGATAGACGGTAATGGCCTTTCAACTGAATTATTTGAGTAAATATGGACGGATATTAGTAAAGATAAAATGGAAAAATTTGCTCATGAAAAAACCGCAAGTTTTCTTCGATATGTCGAAAAAGATCCTCATCACTCAACCGTTCTTCTCCGGCGTCTTTCAATTTATTGGAGCCTGTCACAACTCGCACTTCTTCCCAGACGGGTTTAAATTCCTGGGGATGCGCTTTTCTTAAAAAAAGAAAGGTTTCCTGAAAAATCTGTAAGGGCCGCACCCGCGCGCGGTCAGTCAATATCAAACGGACCCCCTGACACAATTGTCCTGCATAAATATCAGTTGTGGGGGTGAACTCCACTGTTTCAAATAATACTCCAGGAAAATTTTTCTCCCGAAGGAACGCCACCAGCGCTTTCGATTTGATCCACGGGGCTCCGAAGATTTCAAAGGGGGTATCTGTTCCTCGTCCCACCGCCACATTTGTGGCTTCAAAACAACCCACCCCCACATAAAGAAGCGCGGCATTGAGGGAACGAATGTTGGGGGAAGGGGGGACAAATTCCAATCCTGTCTGATCAAACCAATCTGACCGTTTCCAATTTCTCATGGGGATCACCCACAAATCGGCTTGAAGGTTTTGGGTTTGATTCATCCAAAGGGCCAATTCACCCACCGTCAAACCGTGTCTGACGGGAATTTGGAAATACCCCGTCATTCGTCGGATATCCGGGTCCAAAATATCTCCTTCGATAATGTCTCCCCGTATCGGGTTCGGCCGGTCCAACACAACGAAACGCAACTTTCTTTTAGCCGCCTCTTCTAGAGCCATGCCCATCGTTGTTATGTACGTATAAAAACGAGTGCCGATGTCTTGAATGTCGAACACCAGCGTGTCGACATTCTGGAGCATCCGCGACGTGGGGCGATTGGTGGAACCATAAAGACTGTAAATGGGCAATTTGGTTTTGGGGTCAATACCATCCCCAACATTCTGCCCATGTTCATCGGTTCCTCGAAAACCATGTTCAGGGGAGAGCACACAGATTAACTGTACATACGGCGCGTTGAACAAAATATCAACAGTGGATTCTCCCTCGCGGTTTAAACCGGTGTGGTTGGTAATCAAGGCCACGCGCCGGCCTTGGAGTTGTTCAAAGCGACTTCTCTCCAATTCGTCGATGCCAAGGCTAACTTGAGAAAAAGCCAATGGACAAACAAGAAGAAGAGACGCGAAAAAAATAGTGAAAGGGGCAATCTTCCTTCCTCCGTTGTAGAGGGGAGAGGTGAGGAGGGGAACCCCTCCCGGCCTCCCCACTGTAAAGCGTGGGGAGGAGTCGATTTCCTTTATATTAACGCTCATTGTCCCGGTCCATCACAGGCGCCAAGAGTCGCGCCAGCGCCATGGTACCGAAGGTGCCAATTAAAACCAGCCACGTCCACCCCACGATCACGATTCCTTTTTCTGTTAAGAACAACAGAACCGCATTGATCGCCGCCATTGTCACCATCGCCACAATATTGGCCTTGTTGCTTTTAACTTGCGTGAGAAGCCCCAGCAAAAAGACGCCCAGCAAGGATCCAAAGGTCACGCCACCTATCTTAAATGCGAGCCAAAGAAAACCAGACAAGGCGCTAAACGAATAGGCCAACACCCCCAACACCACCCCAAACACCAACACCATCACCCGCGCCACTCTCAAGTAATGTTGATCCGTGGCTCCTTTTCGAATGAGCGGCTTGTAAAAGTCCGTCACAAAAGACGCGGTTAAAGATCCCAACGGAGAATCAATACTGGCCATGACGACGGCGCTCAGCACCAATCCCCGGAGAAGAGCCGGCATCTCAAAATTGGCGAAATGGGGGAAAACATCATCCAATTTGGCCGGTAAGGAAGCCCCCGTATGTTGTTGATAAAAAACAAATAGGCCGGCCCCAATGACCAAGTGGATCAACAATACAAGCAACCCCACCAATGGAGTAGCCAAGGTGGTTTTTTGACTTTTCTGACGTGTCTCCAACGTCAGCAACCGTTGCATGAGCTCATGATCGGTTCCATAGGCGGCCATCGATCCAAAAAAACCGTTCAGAATGGCCAACCACCAGATGTTGGGATCGGAAAAAATCGTTTTGAAAAATTGAGGATCGGAGACATTCGGCCCCCAATTCATAACGTCGAGTTTTCCAGCCAGTCTCGCCGCTTTAAAAATCCCAAAAAATCCGCCCTCAATAGCGGATGAGAGAAAAACCAACGTGGCACTCCCGGCCACAATAAACAAAAAGGCCTGCCAGGCCCCTGTCCAAATGACGGCTTTCACGCCGCCCCAACTGATATAGAGCATCGCCGCAATGGAGAAAACCAAAAGGGTTGGAACCAAATTCCATCCCAAAAGAACCGACACCGCTTTGGCCGCCACCGTGAGCCGAACGCCCGACCCGAGCAACCGTGTCACGAAGAAAAACCCGGTGGCCGCATATTGTGTTTCGGCGCCAAAGCGGTGTTTGAGAAATTCGTAAATGGTGGTGCAGTTGAACTTGTAAAAGGCCGGAATAAAAAAGAACGCCAAGGCGATGCGTGATCCAAAGGATCCGATAAAAAATTGGAGGTACTGCCAATTCTCTTTATAGGCCGTGGCCGGAACCGAAATAATGGTGACCGCGCTGATTTCGGTGGCCACGAAGGAAAGGCAGGCCGCCCACATCGGAATTTTTCGATTGCCCAAGAAAAAAGCTTGGGTTGAATTTTCTTCCCGGCCCATCCAAAAACCAATCGCAAAGAGGACCGCGATAGAAACCGAAAGGACGCCATAATCCACCATGGTTAAATAAGAGGGGCCGCCAAACCAGGTCATGGCTTCGTGATGGAACCCAATACGCGAGCTTGTTTGGCTCCGGTTCCTGAGGGCAAATGATTGATTTGATGATGCAAGCCCCGCAATCCAAAAAAGGCAAACGCCAACGGTTCCTTCGCCTGAGCCGGCAAGCCCGTGGACTCGATGGACTTGACCGGAATGGGCGCAAACAAACACTCCATTTTTTTCATGAGGACTTTGTTATGCACGCCGCCGCCAGAAACAATGAGTTCCGTAACGGAATAATCTTTAAACACGTGATTTCGAAAACTTTCTTGGATGGTGAGACAAGTGAAATAGTTGAGTGTGGCAAGCGCATCTTCAGGGTTGATTCTAATTTTCTCACCCAAATATTCCATCAAGAACCGATGATCAAACATTTCCGGACCGGTTGATTTGGGAGGAGGTTTCTTGAAGTAAGGATGCTCCAACATGCGTCCCACCACCGCCATATCAATGGTCCCATGCTTGGCGCGCGCACCGCCCCGATCAAAGGGCTCTTTGCCTTGCGTGATTTCCTGAACAACCAAATCCATCAAGCAATTCCCAGGGCCGGTATCAAACGCCAACGGGCCTTCCAGGCCGCGTCCCACAATGGTGACATTGGCAATGCCTCCGATATTGAGAAGCGCCCGCACCGGTCCCGATCCAAAAAAGAAATGATCAAAAAAAGGAATCAAGGGGGCGCCTTCACCTCCGACCGCGATGTCTCTTTGCCGAAAGTTGGAAACGACCGGAATACCGGTTCGCTCCGCGATCACCGCTGGATCGGCCAACTGGAGTGTATTTTTCAGTTCATCTTGAGGGCCGTGATAAATGGTTTGACCATGGGAGCCGATGCATTCCACGCTTTCAGGTTTCGTGTGTGTTTTTTTAAGGAGTTTGAGCGCGGCCGCCGCAAAAAGCTCCCCCAACTCCCGGTTCAGCAGAGAGACCTGCGAGGCCGGCAAGGCCCCGCGTTGACGAATTTTGAGAAGAATATTTTCTGGATAGTCGACCGTGAGGTCTCCCAAAAACTCAAAAGAATGCCCCTGGAACCGTCCCAAGGCCGCTGAAACCCCATCAGCAGAAGTTCCGGACATGAGCCCGAGCGCCAAGGCTCCGTTCATTGGGCGATGGCTCGATGCAGGCGGCCGTGAAACTTTGTCAAAAGCCGAATCGCTTCTCGTTTCGAAATTTTCTTTTTCGCCATGACGATCGCGGTCTTCGCATTTCCGCCTGATTGGTCGAGGAGTTGCTGGGCCCTTTTTTCAGATACCTTTCCCAACTCCATGATCAGCCGAGTGGCTCGATTTTCAAGTTTGGCCGACCGCGGTTGCAAATCCACCATCCGGTTTCCATAAACTTTCCCCAGCTGAACCATGCTGACCACTGTCAACATGTTGAGAACCATTTTCGTGGCGGTGGCGGCTTTGAGACGTGTGGACCCCGCTATCACCTCAGGACCTGTTTTGACGGCGATCACGTGACGAGCCGGACTTTTTAAATTCGTCGAGTGGCACATCACCAAGATTGTTTTGGCCCCTTGCGCATTGGCAGCGGTGAGCCCCTCTCGAACGAAGGGGGTTACGCCGCTGGCCGCGATGCCCACCACCACGTCTCCGGTGCGAACATTTTTTCGGACAATGCGGGCCCCCTCGCTCCCGCGGTCTTCCGCGCCCTCTTTGGACCGAAAAACAGAAGAACGCCCACCCGCCATAAAAGCCTGAACCATCGACGGGGGCGTGTTGAAGGTGGGGGGGCATTCAGCCGCTTCAAGGATTCCAAGTCGCCCGCTGGTGCCAGCTCCAATGAAAAACAAGCGCCCCCCTTGTTGAAGGGAGGCCACAATCATCTGCACGGCCTTTTCAATTGAACGCAATCGCGCGCGAACAGAGCGAGCCACTTTGGCATCTTCATTGTTCACAATTTGGAGGGCGCGGCCGATCGAAACCCGGTCAATGTGTCTGGAATGGAAATTGTTTTCCTCAGTGGGAAGTTGAGCGTAATGAATGCGCGTCGTCACGCGTCGAAAGATATCAAATTAACGATTCAAAGGCCGTGAGGAACCGCCCGAATATTCCCATAACGAACCATCTGAGAGGGATCATGACAGAGAATGGCTCCATTGACCGCATGATGAAAGATCAAACGAAGTAAAGATTTTGATGCTGAAAAATATAGGGAAAGGTTCTGCGAACGTTCTCGAGATCCTGATTGATCAACTTGTGCCCATCGCCAAACTCTTGAATGACCAGAACCTGCTTGCCATCGAACGCGCCTTGAAGACAGCGGCGTAAGTTCGCCTCACAATCTTGGGGTTGACGCAAACCTAACACCGCGCCATTTTCAGGATCGCTTGAAAATGTTTCTCTTCAACCGGCTGCACCGACAAGCGCATTCCTTTCCGGATCACCATCATTCCTTCCAGCGTGGGATTGTTTTTCAACAATTCCAGGTTTACCAATTCAGGAAATTTCTCAACGAACTCCAGATCCACCATGAACCACAACGGCTTCTCCGGGGTCGAACGCGGATCAAAAAATTTGGACTTTCTGTCCCACGAGGTGAAATCCGGATAGGCTTCCCGGCACACGCGCGCCAGGCCCGCCACCCCCGGCGGCAGGGCGCTGGAATGATAAAAGAGGACCAGGTCGCCCAGGCACATGTGGTCGCGCATGAAGTTGCGCGCCTGGTAGTTGCGCACCCCGTCCCACGGGGCCCGGCCCTTCTTTTTCAGGTCGTCGATTGAAAAAACGTCCGGCTCACTTTTCATAAGCCAATATCGTATTCTACTGTCCATGATTTCCTCTTCGTCTCCGACGATAAATGAGAAACCAACACGGCCCGCGTTACGAGTCACCCTCCAAGGCCTCGGCACCGCGGTGCCAATCTTTGCCTCCACCCAAGAAAACACGCTTAATTTCATCAATCAAACATTCGAGGTGCGGGACCAAACCCGGCAACTTTACAAAAAGACCTTCCGAAACAAATCCATTGAGAAGCGGCATTTTGCCGTGGACAGGCTGGAGGACACCCTCGAGCAGAACCTGGATTTGAAAATTGACCGGTTTAAGCGCTCCGCGGTGGATCTGGCCGTGCGCGCGCTGGGGGCCGCGTTGATCGACGCCGGCACGTCGCCGGCCAAGCTGGATTATCTCGTGGCCGCCACCTGCACCGGCTATGTGTGCCCCGGCTTGAGCGCTTATCTGGTTGAAGCCTGCCACTTGCGCTCGGACATCCACCTGGCTGATCTGGTCGGCATGGGATGCGGCGCGGCGCTTCCCGCCATGGAGCAGGCGCATAATTTTCTCATCGCGCACCCCGGCGCCAGCGCGGCGGTGGTGTGCGTGGAAATTTGCTCCGCCGCGATGTATTCCAATGATGATATCGGCATCGTCATTTCAAACGCAATTTTCTCTGACGGCGCGGCCGCGCTTGTCATGCGCAGCGACGCGGGGGGCGCGACCGGAAATGGCGCGCGCCCGTTGCCGCGTGTCCGCGCGTTTTCTTCGCGAATCATTCCGCAATGGCGCGACACGCTGCGTTTTGAAACCGAGGGCGGCCATCTAAAAAATGTGCTCGGAAAACACGTTCCGGAGCAGGCGGGGCAGGCGGTGCGCCTGGTGGCGCAACACCTCCTGGGACAGGCAGGCTTGGAGCCGCCCGACATCGACCACTGGATCATGCACGCCGGCGGAAAGAAAGTCATCGATGCGCTGGAAAAATCCCTGCAACTTGCGCCGGCCCGGCTCCAGTCCGCGCGAACCACGCTTAAAAACTTCGGAAACATGTCTTCGCCCACCGTGCTCTTCGTGTTGGAGGAAGAAATCAAACGCCAGGCGCCCAAGGCGGGCGCGATTGGGTTTATGGCCTCCTTCGGGGCGGGATTTTCCGCGCATGGGATGCTGATCGAATGGATTTAAGCCGCCGCGCGGAACTTTTGGAAATCATGGACACCGAAACATTGTCCCTGCCCGAGATGCGCCAAACGCTGCGTTTTCTTGAAACCACCAACAAATATTTTGGAGGAACCGCCGTCATCATCCGCTGTTTGGAGCGGTGGTCGAAACACTGGCCCAAAAACCAGACGGTTCGCGTGCTGGACATCGGAACCGGTGGAGCGGAAATCCCGATCGCGATGGCGCGATGGGCCAAATCAAATGGGCACAAGGTCCATATCACGGGAATCGATTTGGTGGATGAGATCAGCCGCATCGCGGCCCAGAATGCGGCCGACTGGCCGAACGTCACCATCCGCCGCGCTGACTTCTTTGACCTGACTGATAGCAACGAAAAATTTGACTACGTCATTTCATCCCTGCTTTTGCATCATGTTCCCACTGAAAAAATCATTTGCGCGCTGCAAGCCTTTGACCGGCTGTGCGCGCGCGGACTCATCATCAGCGATCTGTTGAGGAACCGCGCTGGCTATTGGGCTGTCACCGCCGCCGGGGTTCTGTTCGGCAACAAAATCGTCCGGCATGATGGGCCGGTGTCGGTGCGGCGCGCCTTCACACCCAATGAGTTGCGAAGCTGGGCGATGGCTGCTGGATTGAATTATCTTCAAGCGAAAAAAGAGCCCTGGTTCAGGGTCAGTTTGGCCGGCGAAAAAACAAGCCCTCACCCCAGCCCGCTCCCCAACATCGGCAGAGGGGGAACAGATAAATCCCCCGTGCACCATGCCTTGGTTGACGGTGAGAAGGCGGGATGCGCGAAATGAAGGCAACCGTGATCGGCGCCGGCCCGGCGGGCTTGAGCGCGGCCTTGGGGCTGCTGCGCTGCGGGTTGCGTGTCGAGGTTCTGGATGAACGGACCAAACCCGGCGGACGCGTGTGCGGCGGATACTTGAATGCGGAGGCGCGACGCCATTTGGAGTGGCTGGGCGTATCATCCGCGATACGTCAAGAATCGGTTGAGGTGTCGTCGGTGATCCTCTCCACACCCACGATTTGTTCCCAATTCCCGGCCTCGCATGACCGTGAAGAAACCTGGGGAATCGCGCGCGACCGGCTGGAAGAAATATTGCTGGAGGCGGTGATGAAAAATGGCGGGCAGGTCCGATGGGGCCGGCGCGTGTCCAATCTGAGCCAGATGGATGGCCCCGCGGTGGTTGCCGCCGGCCGCTTTGGCCTTTCAGGGGGAAAGGGCCTTCATGGCTCGCCGCGCCGTTTGGCGGGCCAGGGCGGGTGGTACGGCTGGAGTTCATTTTTTGAAAACACCGGCCTGGCCCCGGGCACACTGGCGCTGCACTTTCATCCCCAGGGCTACATCGGAACCCTGGTGCTCAAAGATGGCCGAATGAATGTCTGCGGCCTGATCCACCGCGAAGAGAAAAGCGCATTTTCAATTGAAAATATTTTTAAGGAATCGCTGGCGCTTCAACCGCATTTCCGCAAATCGGTGGAACAGGCAAAACGCGCCGGCGCCTGGCGCGCGGTCGGCCCATTGCCGTACGGCGCCTGGATTTCCGAAGACGATTCCTTTTTCGCCGTGGGAGACGCCGCCGCGGTGGGAGACCCGTTCATGGGGGAGGGCCTCGGCCGGGCGTTGGGCGCGGGCCCGATGCTGGCGGAATTGTTTTCCTCACCCAGACCGGCCACGCCGCGCGACTATTATCACATGTGGAAAAAAGCCTACGGCGGCCGCTTCCGTTTGGGAATGATGGCGCGCCCGCTCATCAACGGATCCTTCCTGCGGTGGTTCATGCTCAAGACCCTCATCAAACACCCGCTGTTGATCCAAAAAGCCATGCCGGTTTTTCAAACCGGCTACAGGCCGATGATCCGGCAAGGATCAAGAATATTGTAAATTCCGCGGCATGGCTCAGACGCTTGAAGACTTGGTCGGTTCAAAACTCGTTATTGGCGTTCCTGGAACAAAGATAACGCCTGAGATTGTTCAGCATTTCAAAGCCACCCACGCGGGGGGCGTTATTTTCTATCGCATCAATTTCGAATCCCCAGACCAACTTCGAAAAATGATTTCCACCCTTGAGGCGGCCTTGGGCCGGAAGCTGTTGGTTTGTGTGGACCACGAAGGGGGACGCGTCATCATGTACCGGGATGGCGTCACCATTTTTCCCGACAATCTCGCTTTTGGACAAACCCGCAATGTGGACTATGCGCGCCAAGCCGGCCAGATTGCCGCCAAAGAATTGCGGGCGCTGGGAACCGATGTCAATTTCGCCCCCGTGCTTGACGTGCTCACCTCCAGTTACTCACCCAACATTGGGATCCGGTCCTTTGGCGAGGATTGGAAATTGGTTTCTGATATGGGCGCCGCCTATATCCAGGCCCTGCAAGCGGGGGGAGTTTCCGCCACCGCCAAACATTTTCCTGGCAAAGGGCATGCTCCTGTGGACGCGCATCTCAAACTGCCCACCATCCCCTCCACCTGGGAAGAAATGAAGGAAGTGCACCTTCAACCCTTTATCCGGGCCATTCAAGCGGGAGTGGATGTCATCATGTCCTCCCACCCCAAATATCCAAAACTGGACCCCAACCCCGGTAACATTGCCACTTTTTCAAGGCGAATCATGACCGACTGCCTCCGAGATGAACTGGGTTTTAAAGGAATCATCTCCAGCGATGACCTTGAAATGGGAGCCATCAAAGAAATGTGCCCCATTGAGGTGGCGGCAGTCAAAACAGTGGCCGCGGGCCACGACTTAATTTTGAGTTGCCATGATTTTGATAGTCAGCTGAAATGTTTCAAAGGAATGCTTGAGGCCTACAAGGGAAAATTACTACCAATCAATGAATTAGAAGAGAGTGTTGATAGAATTAATAAGCTTAAAACAAAGCGCTCCCAACGGTTTAATGGAGTGCCTTCGGTTCATGAAGAGGGGCCCAAACTGGCGCAAAAGGTTTCCATTGAAGCCGTTACGGTCATTCAAGACCATCAAAAACTGCTGCCCCTTTCCAACGCCCTCCGCCAAGATGTGGGAATCGTATTCCCACAACTTTCGTCATTTTCACAAAAAATAATGATAGAGAAGCCTTTTGAGGATGAAGTTGGATTTTTTCACGAAATTCTGGGTCATCTTCCCGAAAAACATGTCACCGAAGTGTATGGGATTACCCCGAGCGAAGAGGACATCGAGAACTGCTCGAACCTGGCCAGTCGATCAACCGTCACCATTTTCTTTTGTTTTGATGCTCACTTGTACCCCAAAGAGCAGGCGCTGTTGGCCCTGCTCCAAAGAACCGCCCGCAAACTGGTGGTGGTGCTGATGCGGGATCCCTATGACAAATCATTTCTCCGCCCCAAAGACACGGGGATCACGGCCTTTGGCTTTCGCCGCTGTCAAATTGAAGCTGTTATCAACCGAATATATGGAGAGGAATGAACCTCTTCGCTGATATTGGCGGCACGAATATTCGTTTTTGGACGGAAGGAACGGGCCGAAAAATTGAAAAGCTTGTTTTGGGAATGCGGGGCGTGTGGA
Coding sequences within:
- the lysN gene encoding 2-aminoadipate transaminase → MKHQKYRFARRTKRMRASIIREILKISSKPGIISFAGGLPAPSTFPLKKFEKAIIEALRQDGTKALQYMVTEGLAPLKQLLCNWIQKQGIHTQPEQMLLTHGSQQALELLGKIFLNPGNSVLVENPTYLGAIQSFNTFECKYVTVPMDSEGMRPEELERALKRHPQVRFIYVVPTFQNPAGSTMSLERRKALIKIAHKRHIPILEDDPYGLLRYKGKPLPSIYELAKGKGVVYMSTFSKLLSPGIRLGYVVADQSIINHLVLAKQPTDLQTNTLIQYAAYHYCKRGYLEEHIPLIIKDYAHRAGVMSEAIHRHFPPEVTFVEPEGGMFFWCTLPKHIRASDLFKKAIKEGVAFVDGSVFFANGGGENTMRLNFTNCTDDMIRIGIERLGKVIEGELRRSDRR
- the sglT gene encoding Sodium/glucose cotransporter, with protein sequence MTWFGGPSYLTMVDYGVLSVSIAVLFAIGFWMGREENSTQAFFLGNRKIPMWAACLSFVATEISAVTIISVPATAYKENWQYLQFFIGSFGSRIALAFFFIPAFYKFNCTTIYEFLKHRFGAETQYAATGFFFVTRLLGSGVRLTVAAKAVSVLLGWNLVPTLLVFSIAAMLYISWGGVKAVIWTGAWQAFLFIVAGSATLVFLSSAIEGGFFGIFKAARLAGKLDVMNWGPNVSDPQFFKTIFSDPNIWWLAILNGFFGSMAAYGTDHELMQRLLTLETRQKSQKTTLATPLVGLLVLLIHLVIGAGLFVFYQQHTGASLPAKLDDVFPHFANFEMPALLRGLVLSAVVMASIDSPLGSLTASFVTDFYKPLIRKGATDQHYLRVARVMVLVFGVVLGVLAYSFSALSGFLWLAFKIGGVTFGSLLGVFLLGLLTQVKSNKANIVAMVTMAAINAVLLFLTEKGIVIVGWTWLVLIGTFGTMALARLLAPVMDRDNER
- the anmK gene encoding Anhydro-N-acetylmuramic acid kinase — translated: MNGALALGLMSGTSADGVSAALGRFQGHSFEFLGDLTVDYPENILLKIRQRGALPASQVSLLNRELGELFAAAALKLLKKTHTKPESVECIGSHGQTIYHGPQDELKNTLQLADPAVIAERTGIPVVSNFRQRDIAVGGEGAPLIPFFDHFFFGSGPVRALLNIGGIANVTIVGRGLEGPLAFDTGPGNCLMDLVVQEITQGKEPFDRGGARAKHGTIDMAVVGRMLEHPYFKKPPPKSTGPEMFDHRFLMEYLGEKIRINPEDALATLNYFTCLTIQESFRNHVFKDYSVTELIVSGGGVHNKVLMKKMECLFAPIPVKSIESTGLPAQAKEPLAFAFFGLRGLHHQINHLPSGTGAKQARVLGSITKP
- the murQ gene encoding N-acetylmuramic acid 6-phosphate etherase — protein: MTTRIHYAQLPTEENNFHSRHIDRVSIGRALQIVNNEDAKVARSVRARLRSIEKAVQMIVASLQQGGRLFFIGAGTSGRLGILEAAECPPTFNTPPSMVQAFMAGGRSSVFRSKEGAEDRGSEGARIVRKNVRTGDVVVGIAASGVTPFVREGLTAANAQGAKTILVMCHSTNLKSPARHVIAVKTGPEVIAGSTRLKAATATKMVLNMLTVVSMVQLGKVYGNRMVDLQPRSAKLENRATRLIMELGKVSEKRAQQLLDQSGGNAKTAIVMAKKKISKREAIRLLTKFHGRLHRAIAQ
- the dpgA gene encoding 3,5-dihydroxyphenylacetyl-CoA synthase; the encoded protein is MISSSSPTINEKPTRPALRVTLQGLGTAVPIFASTQENTLNFINQTFEVRDQTRQLYKKTFRNKSIEKRHFAVDRLEDTLEQNLDLKIDRFKRSAVDLAVRALGAALIDAGTSPAKLDYLVAATCTGYVCPGLSAYLVEACHLRSDIHLADLVGMGCGAALPAMEQAHNFLIAHPGASAAVVCVEICSAAMYSNDDIGIVISNAIFSDGAAALVMRSDAGGATGNGARPLPRVRAFSSRIIPQWRDTLRFETEGGHLKNVLGKHVPEQAGQAVRLVAQHLLGQAGLEPPDIDHWIMHAGGKKVIDALEKSLQLAPARLQSARTTLKNFGNMSSPTVLFVLEEEIKRQAPKAGAIGFMASFGAGFSAHGMLIEWI
- the ubiG_6 gene encoding Ubiquinone biosynthesis O-methyltransferase; translation: MDLSRRAELLEIMDTETLSLPEMRQTLRFLETTNKYFGGTAVIIRCLERWSKHWPKNQTVRVLDIGTGGAEIPIAMARWAKSNGHKVHITGIDLVDEISRIAAQNAADWPNVTIRRADFFDLTDSNEKFDYVISSLLLHHVPTEKIICALQAFDRLCARGLIISDLLRNRAGYWAVTAAGVLFGNKIVRHDGPVSVRRAFTPNELRSWAMAAGLNYLQAKKEPWFRVSLAGEKTSPHPSPLPNIGRGGTDKSPVHHALVDGEKAGCAK